DNA sequence from the Teretinema zuelzerae genome:
TCCAGGCGTGGGCGCGGACGGCTTCAGCGAGCGAGCCGGCCGTGCGGGAAAGCTGTGCGGAGGCCGCCGAGTCTCCCTTCAGATCGGCAAGGGATTTGAGCTCCCGGGCGGCGATTATCGCGAGGAAGGCGTTCATGACGCTTTCGGTGCAGTCCGAACTGTAGCGTCCTTTTTCAGCGTAGATCTTTTGTTTTTCCGGGCCGGAATCGTAGTTGCGGTCCAGGCGGAGGCAATCGTTCCAGTCGGCGCGGTCCAGGAGCGGAAGGCCGTGGCGTCCGACCGAGATTTCCGCGGAGTAGCGGACGGCGGCGAGAAGGGTTTCGAATACGGAGCGCTTCTTTCCGCCCGATCCGGCCATCTCGACCTGCTCGTCGAGGAAGGCGGCGTCTCCTGTCAAATGCACGTAGCGCCCGACCGCCTGGTGAAGCCACAGCGCGTCGTCGGACCACTTGCCCGCCTCCTTTCCTTCCCAGAAAAAGTTATGGTTCGCGAAGCCGAACTCGTGCACCTGGGAGATCCATTCGACCAACAGCTGCTTCGCGAAGGAGCTTTTCCCCTGCGCGTGGAAATAGTACATCGACGCGAAGAGATCCTGGATCTCCCTGAAGCCGATCTCCCGGTAGCCTTTCTGGGTTTGGCCGAAGGAGCGGGAAACGAAGGTTTGGTAGAGCACCTGAAAGGGAAGGTTGCGGCTGCAGTACGCGGAAAAATCCTTCCGCCCCGTCTCGAGCCGGAAGAACGAGGCATACTGCCTGAAGAAATCGAGAGCCGCCTGCAGGGAAGCCCTCACGGAGTCGGGTTCGCGATAGCGGTTCAGCAGCGCGTCCACTTCCTTGGCAAGCGATTCGTTTGAAAAATCGGGATTCGTCTTTTTGGAGACGAGACCGGTGAAGTTATCTACGACGATCGTCTCCCCGGGTTCAAGGACGAACTCGGCGGCGAGGGCGAAAAATCCCGGACCCTTGCGGTACAGTTCGTTCGGCAGAGACGCAAGGCCGTCGGGAGACTCGAGCGTCCCCCTTCCGACGAAGTCGTTGTAGTTAAGGCAGTATTCGTCGGGAAAGGCGTTTCCCTTCGGCGTGCGTACGACCATGCTGTGAAAGCGGAGGTCGTCCCGATCCTGCGCGGGGAAGTAGCGGGGGCTCGCCGCGCGGACCGTGCCGTCGTCGTTGAGGAGAAGGCCGCCTTCCATGATGATGTTGCTGTACAGCACGTCTTCCTGAAGCGCCGGCGGCTTGGTCGGTCCGAACATTCCGGTGTACACGAGGCGGAGCTTACGTGTTTTCGAACTCATGTTCGCGATGCCGATCCGCTGGATCTCGACCGCGAGCGGAAGGCCAGCTTCCTGCATGGGCAAAAAGATGGTTCTCCCGATGGTGAGGCCGCAGGAGGTTTCGTAGGAAATGCGGGTATGGTTTTGCCCGTGCACGCAGGAGCCCCGGACTACGTCGGGAGAATCGGGGTCGGCCGAGTAGAAAATCTGCGAGCCGTTTTCAGCGAGGTAAAACTGGCGGTTGCAGGGAAAGCCGTTCTCCTCCTGCCGCATGTCCCAGCGGGTCGCGAGAACCTGGGACGCGGCGTGGGAGCGGAAGCTTCCCCTGCCGAGCCGGTCCACCACGCTTTTCGGCGTGGTCTGCAGAGGATTCGCGAAGCCCATCCGGTTTCCGAGGAGGAGGTTGACGAAGAAGTGCGGCCCCGGGGACGGGGTTTTCAGATCGATGACGTGCTCGCCCTCCGTGTTGATCGATCCTGCCCATCCGGGCACCGCGGAAAGAACCGCGAGCATTTCGGCCTTCGCCGCTTCGGGTATCGGAGAGGAGGAGACCGACGACCCGTTCGAGCGAAAGGCGGAAAGGCCGCTTTCTCCGTCGAAACAGAAGAGGCAGGAGGAGCCTTCTTCTTTCAACTGTCTGAAATACGCGCCGAACGCTTCCTTTTTCGCCAGTTCCTTCAAAACCGGAGCCTTGAAGGGAAGCCCGCAAACGCCGACGGCTGAATCGCAGCGGCTGCTCAGGAAGAGCGCGTCGGACGCGCCTTTAAAATGCGAAGAAAACAGCCCGCTTAAAAAGCTTTCAGGCTGTTTCTTTCCGGTTCTTGCCGAAATGTACTGACTCATGACTCAATCCTTATCTTATGTATTCTACGCGATCCGGGAAGAAGCAGCGCCCCTTCCCGGAATTAAACCAAATAAGTCTACGCCGTATGCGGGCGACGCCTTATTTCGGCGTGAATTTCACGTAGTCGTAATACGCGTACAGGGGGCTGGAGTACCTGAAGGGTCCGAGCCAGCTGTCGACGCCGGTTCCCGGCCACAGGTTCACCATGATCTGCATGGGGTGGCTCGGCATGGCGGCTCCCTTGGGTGCGTTCATGCCGTTATTGTTTACGCCCCATTTCCACTTGCCGTCGACATACCAGTTGATGTAGCCGTTGCCGTATTCGATGGCGTATTTGTGGAAGCCGTAGGCCGAGTCGAAGCCGAGGTCAACGATCTTCTCATGGCCGCCGACTCCGTTGACGTAATAGTTGAACTGGACCTTCGTCGTGTCCTTACCGAGGATTTCCACGTCGATTTCGTCCCAGGGGCTTCCGGTGTAGAGAAAGAACGAGGTGACGGTTCCCGAGGCTTTGGCAGCCTTCATGTTGACTTCGAAGGTTCCGTAGGAAAAGGTGTTGTTCGTGCGGTATTCTCCGCTCGAATAGGGCTTGCCGGAGCTCGCGACGTTGTCGAGCTTGAGCACGAGCTGTCCGTTCTGGAAATAACCATGATCGGCCTTGAAGCCGCAGTTGAACATGCCGCCGTTCGACCAGGTCGCCTTGTTCCAGACGCCGGTATTAAAGCTGTTCATAGGCTCCCACAGAGACCAGTTCTGAACCGCCCGTTCTACGGAATTAGGTTCTGTTTCCTCAACCGCGTCCACATTCATCCCGCACGACAAAAAAAGAGTCCCCGCGATAAGAGACGTCAACAGCAGAATCGTGAATTTCTTGTTCATGATTCATCCTCCTCTACAGTCATGCTACAACCTCGGGGAGAATGCAAAAGATACCGGCGGTCGTCATTTCTCCAGTACTAAAAGTACTGCTTTTTTGCCGATCGCGCCGGGAGCCTGGCTACGAGGGGTCTTCTATCGACAATAAACGGTTCACGAGGGAAAGAACGTAGGCGCTGAAGCCGTAGCGGCCTCCCTGCTCGTCTTTGAGAAGCCGCAGGAGCTCTCCCTTGCCGGTGATTCCCAGCTTGTTGTAGACCTGGGTCAGGTGCCCCTTGACCGTGCTTTCCGCGATGAACAGTTTCTCCGCGATGTCCTTGATCCGGTAGCCCTGCAGCTGCAGCTCGATTATTTCCTTCTCGCGCTTCGTAATGTTGCGGTTCGCGAAGAAATCGCTGTCCGGAAGGAGGCCGTCTCCCAGGAAGGTCAGCGGATCGAGGGCGTTCCACCGGATGCTCCGCAGATTTCCCTTGCGGTCCACGATGCCGGATATCCGCGCAACCGGAATGTAGCGCTTATGTTCCGGACAGATGAGCCTCAGCCCCGGATAGTCGAGTATCCGCTCTCGATCGAGCCGGTGAACGAGCTCGTCGACGGCGGACGCGTCGTCGGCCTCAAGGAATTTCTTCAGAGAGGTCAAGCCTCCCGCCTCTTGCAGGCAGAGGCCTTTAAGCGCGCTCGGGTTCGCGTAGGTGATCCTGAGAAGCGTGTCCGTCTCTAAAATCATGACAGGTACGGCGGCGGCGATATCGCGGTAGCGTTCCTCGCTTTCGCGCAAAGCCAGGTCCGCGGAATCCCGCTCCCTTCGGAGAGAAAGCGATTCGAGGGCCTGAGAAATCTGGTCCCGCAGGGACTCGAACACCACCGGGTCGACTCCCGATCCTTCCAGAATAATGTAGCCGTACGACTCCCTGTTTCCGAGCAGCGGCATCCGGACGGAATCCCGTCCTCCCCCGGCGTCGAAACAGGGAAACAGTTCCGCGTCGTCGTAGAAGCCGCCCTCCTCGTCCTGCGTTTTCAGAGCCTTTGCTCCGTTCCGGTGGAGGGCCAGGACGACTCGGGTAAAACCCATCAGGGGAACGATCGCGGCGAGGGTTTCGCGCAGAGCCGCTTCGTCGGCGACGGAGCCGAGCTTGAAAGACAGATCGCGGAAGAGGTACTGCGTGTCGCGGAGGAAGGAAAGCTCACGGGCGTGATGCTCGCCCGACTTCTGGGTAAGCAGGGCGAAAGCGCTCGCGAACAGGTCCTCCAGGTAGCGCAGAGTACGCATATCGGAAGGAGAATCCGAAAGGCTTCTGCGCACGAGGGACAGCAGCACATGCCAGCGGTTCGAGAAATCGCTCCAGCCGCCGGTCGAATCCAGAAGACCCGAGAACACCTGAAGGAACAGCGGACGCTCGACGAACTTTCGCAAGTCGAGGGAAGCCGAGTTGCACAGCGAGGTGTAGGCGTCCAGAGCCTGGCTTTGCGCCGAGCCGGTCAGCTGCAGCTCGCGCGTCAGCCACTCGGACACGGCGGCTCTTTCCGCACGGCCGGCGGCAGGAGAGAGGTCTTCCCCGGCAGGACGCCGCGTACGGATTAGAGGAACCGGTGAGCAGCCGCAAGACTCGCGGAAGACCGGCGCGCACCGCAGGCGATTTTCCGCCGGCGCCTCGAAGGATGGATCGGCTATCTTCATGAGCAGAATGCGGCCCGCATTGAAAGCCTGTTCGTACAACGGCTGATGCACAGTCGTCAACAGCGGCGTGAGAAAGCCGGCTTCCGGTATATCGTCGAAGCCCGTTATCGCGTAGTCGCGGGGACAAAGGAGCCCCCTCCTGCTCATCGCTTCTATGAAACCGAGGGCCATGTCGTCGTTGGCGCAGGAAAGGATGTCGAAGGGCAGCGGACCCGAAACGTCCAGCCGGGAGGCGATTGCCTGGCCGCAACGGTAGCTCAGATCGCCCCGATATACGATTCTCCGGCTCTCCGGAATTCCGTGCCGGTCGAGGGCCGCCTTCCATGAATCGAAACGCATCGCGGCGTCCTGGCTCTGGTCCGGGCCGGAGAGAAAGGCGAAACGCTCGAAGCCGTGGACTGTCGCCGCATGATCGACGAGGGCGGCCATGCCGAGCGAGTTGTCGGTTTCTACCGACGGAAACCCGGAAAGGCTCATCCCGATGGTAACGAGGGGAATGTTTCCGAAAGATTCGAGGAACTCGCGGTTTTTCAGCGGTTCGAGAAAGCTGCCGATGGAGCCTGCGGTGACAACCAGGCCCTGGGGAGCGCTTTCATGCAGGGAGCCCCGGGCGAGGCTGTATATTTCGTTGAAGGAGTCCTCGTTCCCGTACGGTGACCCCAGGGACCTGCCGACATAGGTTTTCAGCGAAACCCCGGCGTCCTCCGCGAAATCGGAAAGCCCCTTGCGTATGA
Encoded proteins:
- a CDS encoding GH36-type glycosyl hydrolase domain-containing protein gives rise to the protein MSQYISARTGKKQPESFLSGLFSSHFKGASDALFLSSRCDSAVGVCGLPFKAPVLKELAKKEAFGAYFRQLKEEGSSCLFCFDGESGLSAFRSNGSSVSSSPIPEAAKAEMLAVLSAVPGWAGSINTEGEHVIDLKTPSPGPHFFVNLLLGNRMGFANPLQTTPKSVVDRLGRGSFRSHAASQVLATRWDMRQEENGFPCNRQFYLAENGSQIFYSADPDSPDVVRGSCVHGQNHTRISYETSCGLTIGRTIFLPMQEAGLPLAVEIQRIGIANMSSKTRKLRLVYTGMFGPTKPPALQEDVLYSNIIMEGGLLLNDDGTVRAASPRYFPAQDRDDLRFHSMVVRTPKGNAFPDEYCLNYNDFVGRGTLESPDGLASLPNELYRKGPGFFALAAEFVLEPGETIVVDNFTGLVSKKTNPDFSNESLAKEVDALLNRYREPDSVRASLQAALDFFRQYASFFRLETGRKDFSAYCSRNLPFQVLYQTFVSRSFGQTQKGYREIGFREIQDLFASMYYFHAQGKSSFAKQLLVEWISQVHEFGFANHNFFWEGKEAGKWSDDALWLHQAVGRYVHLTGDAAFLDEQVEMAGSGGKKRSVFETLLAAVRYSAEISVGRHGLPLLDRADWNDCLRLDRNYDSGPEKQKIYAEKGRYSSDCTESVMNAFLAIIAARELKSLADLKGDSAASAQLSRTAGSLAEAVRAHAWKGNAYARLLFNQYPGFAYAGADGDGLDTDGSGGTFFLNSFSWSILSGVADEKQIASMLEVVRTKLKTPHGLKLVSPNDLSRVVPDAASAEYFPGDRENGAVFKHASMMAVSAMLDAAKSVSDAELARNLAEEAWTMIDLVYPGRSMADPFVLAGNPRFCTQYNNSETGENIGPLLSGTSTWFILALLKAYGIELSGKGLVMDPVLRADENRAELKLTMGDAVLDIRYSKPAGFRRAKDSPLSVSFDGRALEGNVIALPLSPGSHTLSVEFA
- a CDS encoding family 16 glycosylhydrolase produces the protein MNKKFTILLLTSLIAGTLFLSCGMNVDAVEETEPNSVERAVQNWSLWEPMNSFNTGVWNKATWSNGGMFNCGFKADHGYFQNGQLVLKLDNVASSGKPYSSGEYRTNNTFSYGTFEVNMKAAKASGTVTSFFLYTGSPWDEIDVEILGKDTTKVQFNYYVNGVGGHEKIVDLGFDSAYGFHKYAIEYGNGYINWYVDGKWKWGVNNNGMNAPKGAAMPSHPMQIMVNLWPGTGVDSWLGPFRYSSPLYAYYDYVKFTPK
- a CDS encoding substrate-binding domain-containing protein, which codes for MKHSESRRPVIGVLINQIEGRYQSLIRKGLSDFAEDAGVSLKTYVGRSLGSPYGNEDSFNEIYSLARGSLHESAPQGLVVTAGSIGSFLEPLKNREFLESFGNIPLVTIGMSLSGFPSVETDNSLGMAALVDHAATVHGFERFAFLSGPDQSQDAAMRFDSWKAALDRHGIPESRRIVYRGDLSYRCGQAIASRLDVSGPLPFDILSCANDDMALGFIEAMSRRGLLCPRDYAITGFDDIPEAGFLTPLLTTVHQPLYEQAFNAGRILLMKIADPSFEAPAENRLRCAPVFRESCGCSPVPLIRTRRPAGEDLSPAAGRAERAAVSEWLTRELQLTGSAQSQALDAYTSLCNSASLDLRKFVERPLFLQVFSGLLDSTGGWSDFSNRWHVLLSLVRRSLSDSPSDMRTLRYLEDLFASAFALLTQKSGEHHARELSFLRDTQYLFRDLSFKLGSVADEAALRETLAAIVPLMGFTRVVLALHRNGAKALKTQDEEGGFYDDAELFPCFDAGGGRDSVRMPLLGNRESYGYIILEGSGVDPVVFESLRDQISQALESLSLRRERDSADLALRESEERYRDIAAAVPVMILETDTLLRITYANPSALKGLCLQEAGGLTSLKKFLEADDASAVDELVHRLDRERILDYPGLRLICPEHKRYIPVARISGIVDRKGNLRSIRWNALDPLTFLGDGLLPDSDFFANRNITKREKEIIELQLQGYRIKDIAEKLFIAESTVKGHLTQVYNKLGITGKGELLRLLKDEQGGRYGFSAYVLSLVNRLLSIEDPS